One window of the Rhizorhabdus dicambivorans genome contains the following:
- a CDS encoding sarcosine oxidase subunit gamma has translation MADDFALVERSSLGLATVMARKDISAADIGRALGMPMPDGPFESTGVDMSLLGTGPGSWLALCEKPGEDWADGLAAKLDGLASLSDQSGAYVVFRLGGARARRLLQQGVALDLDPEVFPPHRVAVTMIAHIGVILWRCAARDAFDVAIFRSFATSFRQWATATAAHLIEA, from the coding sequence GTGGCTGATGATTTCGCCCTGGTCGAGCGGTCGTCGCTGGGATTGGCGACGGTCATGGCCCGCAAGGATATCTCCGCTGCCGATATCGGGCGCGCCCTGGGCATGCCGATGCCCGATGGCCCGTTCGAGAGCACCGGCGTCGATATGTCGCTGCTCGGCACCGGCCCCGGAAGCTGGCTGGCCCTGTGCGAGAAGCCCGGGGAGGATTGGGCGGACGGCCTTGCGGCGAAGCTGGATGGGCTGGCGTCGCTGTCCGATCAAAGCGGTGCCTATGTCGTGTTCCGCCTCGGCGGCGCGCGGGCACGCCGGCTGCTGCAGCAAGGTGTCGCCCTGGATCTCGATCCCGAAGTCTTCCCGCCCCATCGGGTGGCGGTGACGATGATCGCGCATATCGGCGTCATCCTGTGGCGGTGCGCCGCCAGGGATGCTTTCGATGTCGCTATTTTCAGAAGTTTTGCCACCAGCTTCAGGCAGTGGGCCACGGCAACGGCAGCCCACCTCATCGAAGCCTGA
- a CDS encoding sarcosine oxidase subunit alpha family protein: MSRLASGGLIDRSRTLDFSFDGRRYSGFAGDTLASALIANNVRLVGRSFKYHRPRGILTAGSEEPNALVTLGSGAEAEPNSRATTITLFDGLRATSQNRWPSLSFDLLSVNQLAAPIFVAGFYYKTFMWPAALWEKLYEPLIRRAAGLGALSGLPDPSSYDRNHGFCDLLVIGGGVAGIAAALVAGRAGLRVIIANEDARLGGRLLAERHEVDGVAAAEWAADQAAELASMPNVTVLDRTTVFGAYDGREYGAVERLTDHLPNQDRRGPRQRLWKIVARRALLATGAIERPLVFGGNDRPGVMMASAVSTYVNRHAALPGRRAVLFTTTDSGWRTAEDLMLAGADIAAVVNPRGEAGGAADRLRAAGIRILQGAMVTNARGAPLKAVDIRTSDGGTVTVKADLLAMSGGWNPAIGIGSNLGARPVWSDRIDSFLLEDAPPGLAATGAAAGELSLAAALADGVAKAGGVVEDLGFKAVAFPIPPTSDDSGRAAPLWHVGEHGGKAFVDFQHDVTDSDVSLAAREGFVSIEHLKRYTTLGMATDQGKTSQLNGHALLAAATGRSLAETGTILSRPPYLPVAIGVLAGHHRDEHFRPERRTASHEWAARRNAVFVDAGQWKRAQWYPLPGEGDWLESVSREVRATRENVGICDVSTLGKIDVQGRDAGTLLDRLYINMFSTLPIGKARYGVMLREDGFVMDDGTTTRLAEDRFFVTTTTVNAAKVMQHIDYARQILWPELDVQATSVTEQWATYAVAGPRSRDLLQRLLPDQDISNEALPFMGAREFRWRGVTARLFRLSFSGELAYEIAVPATHGELLIHALFEAGEAFGVTPYGTEALGVMRIEKGHAAGNELNGQTTAWDLGMGGMMSRKKDFIGRVLGNRPALSDPSRPRLVGVRPLTLGDKVRAGAHLLPAGAAAVAANDQGHVSSAAWSPSLGHWIGLALLRNGPERIGEEMVMHDPVRGADIAVEICHPVFIDPEGARVRG; encoded by the coding sequence ATGAGCCGGCTGGCCTCGGGCGGGCTCATCGACCGCTCCCGCACCCTCGATTTCAGCTTCGACGGCCGGCGCTATTCGGGCTTCGCGGGGGATACGCTGGCCTCCGCGCTGATCGCCAACAACGTCCGGCTGGTCGGGCGATCCTTCAAATATCACCGGCCGCGCGGCATCCTGACGGCGGGCAGCGAGGAGCCCAACGCGCTCGTCACCCTCGGCAGTGGCGCCGAGGCCGAACCGAACAGCCGGGCGACGACGATCACCCTGTTCGACGGGCTGCGCGCGACCAGCCAGAATCGCTGGCCGAGCCTGTCCTTCGACCTTCTTTCGGTGAACCAGCTGGCCGCGCCGATCTTCGTCGCCGGCTTCTACTACAAGACGTTCATGTGGCCGGCGGCGCTGTGGGAGAAGCTTTATGAGCCGCTGATCCGCCGGGCGGCCGGCCTGGGCGCGCTGTCGGGCCTGCCCGATCCGTCGAGCTATGATCGCAACCATGGCTTTTGCGACCTGCTGGTCATCGGCGGCGGGGTCGCGGGCATTGCCGCCGCCCTCGTCGCGGGCCGCGCCGGCCTGCGCGTCATCATCGCGAACGAGGATGCCAGGCTGGGCGGCCGGCTGCTGGCCGAACGGCACGAGGTGGACGGTGTTGCGGCGGCCGAATGGGCGGCGGACCAGGCAGCCGAACTTGCCTCCATGCCCAACGTCACCGTCCTCGATCGCACCACGGTCTTCGGGGCCTATGACGGCCGCGAATATGGCGCGGTCGAGCGGCTGACCGACCATCTTCCGAACCAGGACAGGCGCGGGCCGCGTCAGCGGCTCTGGAAGATCGTGGCCCGTCGCGCCCTTCTGGCGACCGGTGCGATCGAACGCCCGCTGGTGTTCGGCGGCAATGATCGGCCCGGCGTCATGATGGCATCGGCGGTATCGACCTATGTCAACCGTCACGCGGCGCTGCCGGGGCGCCGCGCCGTCCTGTTCACCACCACCGACAGCGGCTGGCGGACGGCCGAGGACCTGATGCTGGCGGGGGCTGACATCGCCGCCGTGGTCAATCCGCGCGGCGAAGCGGGGGGCGCAGCCGATCGGCTCCGGGCGGCTGGGATCCGCATCCTGCAGGGTGCAATGGTCACGAACGCGCGCGGGGCGCCGTTGAAGGCCGTCGACATCCGCACGTCCGACGGTGGCACCGTCACCGTTAAGGCCGATCTGCTGGCGATGTCCGGCGGATGGAATCCGGCGATCGGCATCGGCAGCAATCTCGGCGCCCGCCCCGTCTGGTCCGATCGGATCGACAGCTTCCTGCTGGAGGATGCTCCACCCGGCCTGGCTGCGACAGGCGCGGCGGCGGGGGAGCTGTCCCTTGCGGCGGCACTGGCCGATGGCGTCGCCAAGGCCGGCGGCGTCGTGGAGGATCTGGGCTTCAAGGCTGTGGCCTTCCCGATTCCCCCGACGAGCGACGATAGCGGCCGGGCCGCGCCGCTCTGGCATGTCGGGGAACATGGCGGAAAGGCGTTCGTAGATTTCCAGCATGACGTGACGGACAGCGACGTGTCGCTGGCTGCGCGCGAGGGCTTCGTCTCGATCGAGCATCTCAAGCGGTACACGACGCTGGGCATGGCGACCGATCAGGGCAAGACGAGCCAGTTGAATGGTCACGCGCTGCTCGCCGCCGCCACCGGCCGCTCATTGGCCGAGACGGGGACGATCCTGTCGCGCCCGCCCTATCTGCCTGTCGCGATCGGCGTGCTGGCGGGGCACCATCGCGATGAACATTTCCGGCCCGAACGCCGCACCGCCAGCCATGAATGGGCCGCCAGGCGGAACGCCGTGTTCGTCGATGCCGGCCAGTGGAAGCGCGCGCAATGGTATCCCCTGCCCGGCGAAGGCGACTGGCTCGAGTCGGTCAGCCGCGAAGTCCGGGCGACCCGCGAGAATGTGGGCATCTGCGACGTTTCGACGCTGGGCAAGATCGACGTGCAGGGCCGTGACGCTGGAACGCTGCTCGACCGGCTCTACATCAACATGTTCTCGACCTTGCCGATCGGGAAGGCGCGCTATGGCGTGATGCTGCGCGAAGACGGTTTCGTCATGGACGACGGCACCACCACGCGCCTGGCCGAGGACCGCTTCTTCGTCACCACGACCACCGTGAACGCGGCCAAGGTGATGCAGCATATCGATTATGCCCGGCAGATATTGTGGCCGGAACTGGATGTGCAGGCGACTTCTGTGACCGAGCAATGGGCGACCTATGCAGTGGCGGGCCCCCGGTCGCGCGATCTGCTGCAGCGGCTCCTGCCCGATCAGGATATCTCGAACGAAGCCTTGCCGTTCATGGGCGCGCGCGAGTTCCGCTGGCGCGGGGTGACGGCGCGGCTGTTCCGGCTCTCCTTCTCGGGCGAGCTCGCCTATGAGATCGCGGTTCCCGCCACCCATGGCGAATTGCTGATCCACGCGCTTTTCGAGGCGGGGGAGGCGTTCGGCGTCACGCCCTATGGCACCGAGGCGCTTGGCGTGATGCGCATCGAAAAGGGGCATGCGGCCGGAAACGAGCTGAATGGCCAGACGACGGCGTGGGATCTGGGCATGGGCGGCATGATGTCCAGGAAGAAGGACTTCATCGGCCGTGTACTGGGCAATCGCCCGGCTCTCTCCGATCCGTCGCGGCCGAGGCTCGTCGGCGTGCGTCCGCTGACGCTGGGGGACAAGGTGCGGGCCGGCGCCCATCTCCTGCCGGCCGGCGCGGCGGCGGTCGCCGCGAACGACCAGGGCCATGTCAGCTCGGCGGCCTGGTCTCCCTCGCTGGGCCACTGGATCGGCCTGGCGTTGCTGAGAAACGGGCCCGAGCGGATCGGCGAGGAGATGGTGATGCACGATCCGGTTCGCGGCGCGGATATCGCCGTCGAGATTTGCCATCCCGTCTTCATCGATCCGGAAGGGGCGCGCGTCCGTGGCTGA
- a CDS encoding sarcosine oxidase subunit delta, with protein MRIPCPYCGERDAQEFVYRGDAAPVRPAGDDGFEDYVYLRDNIAGPMREHWYHAQGCRNWLTVDRDSCSHAISGARLARGGTA; from the coding sequence ATGCGCATCCCCTGCCCCTATTGCGGTGAACGAGACGCCCAGGAATTCGTCTATCGCGGCGATGCGGCCCCCGTGCGGCCGGCCGGCGACGACGGTTTCGAGGACTATGTCTATCTGCGGGACAATATCGCGGGGCCGATGCGCGAGCATTGGTATCATGCCCAGGGCTGCCGCAACTGGCTGACGGTCGATCGCGACAGCTGCAGCCATGCCATTTCCGGAGCACGGCTCGCCAGGGGAGGCACCGCATGA
- a CDS encoding sarcosine oxidase subunit beta family protein: MARFSIFGLARNALSGHRRWRPTWRDAAPRTDYDMIIVGGGGHGLATAYYLAKVHGITNVAVIEKGWIGGGNVGRNTTIIRSNYGLDGNAPFYEWSMKLWEGLEQDLNYNAMVSQRGVLNLFHSDAQRDAFARRGNAMRLHGIDAELLDAAAVRRMAPFLNFDHARFPVMGGLLQPRGGTARHDAVAWGYARGASDRGVDIVQNCEVLGFLRDATGRVTGVDTSRGQIRARKVGLAVAGNSSRLAAMAGLRLPIESHVLQAFVTEALKPVVPGVITFGAGHFYISQSDKGGLVFGGDIDGYNSYAQRGNLPVVEDVCEGGMALMPMIGRARLLRSWGGVADMSMDGSPIIDRSPVDGLYLNAGWCYGGFKATPASGWCFAHLLATGQPHHVAAPYRLDRFARGEVIDEKGQGAQPNLH, from the coding sequence ATGGCGCGCTTTTCGATCTTCGGTCTGGCCAGGAACGCCTTGTCCGGCCATCGCCGCTGGCGGCCGACCTGGCGCGATGCGGCTCCCCGTACCGACTATGACATGATCATCGTCGGGGGCGGCGGCCACGGCCTGGCGACGGCCTATTATCTGGCCAAGGTCCACGGCATCACCAATGTCGCGGTGATCGAGAAGGGCTGGATCGGCGGCGGCAATGTCGGCCGCAATACCACCATCATCCGGTCCAACTACGGCCTGGACGGGAATGCGCCATTTTACGAATGGTCGATGAAGTTGTGGGAGGGGCTCGAGCAGGACCTCAACTATAACGCGATGGTCAGCCAGCGCGGGGTGCTGAACCTGTTCCACAGCGATGCCCAGCGCGATGCTTTTGCGCGGCGCGGCAATGCCATGCGGCTTCACGGCATCGATGCCGAGCTGCTCGACGCGGCGGCGGTGCGGCGCATGGCGCCCTTCCTCAATTTCGATCATGCGCGCTTTCCGGTCATGGGCGGCTTGCTTCAGCCGCGCGGCGGCACGGCGCGCCATGATGCCGTCGCCTGGGGATATGCGCGGGGCGCGTCCGACCGCGGGGTCGATATCGTCCAGAATTGCGAGGTCCTGGGTTTCCTGCGCGACGCGACCGGCCGGGTGACGGGCGTGGATACCAGCCGCGGGCAGATACGGGCGAGGAAGGTGGGGCTGGCGGTGGCGGGCAACAGCTCGCGCCTGGCGGCGATGGCGGGACTGCGCCTGCCGATCGAGAGCCATGTGCTGCAGGCGTTCGTGACCGAAGCGCTCAAGCCGGTCGTGCCCGGTGTCATCACCTTCGGTGCCGGTCATTTCTACATCAGCCAGTCCGACAAGGGCGGTCTGGTGTTCGGCGGGGATATCGACGGCTACAACAGCTATGCGCAGCGCGGCAACCTGCCCGTCGTCGAGGATGTCTGCGAAGGCGGCATGGCCCTGATGCCGATGATCGGCCGCGCGCGGCTGCTGCGCAGCTGGGGCGGCGTCGCCGACATGTCGATGGACGGATCGCCGATCATCGACCGCTCGCCGGTCGACGGCCTCTATCTCAACGCCGGCTGGTGTTATGGCGGCTTCAAGGCGACGCCCGCCTCCGGCTGGTGCTTCGCCCATCTCCTCGCCACCGGCCAGCCGCACCATGTTGCCGCGCCCTACCGGCTCGATCGCTTCGCCCGTGGCGAGGTGATCGATGAAAAGGGCCAGGGCGCCCAACCCAATCTCCACTGA
- a CDS encoding GlxA family transcriptional regulator yields the protein MRTVGLLLTDGFALMSYASIVEPYRAANVLAGRELYRWRHISIDGNPVRASNGASILADQAVGEALSCDMLFVFAGGEPARFTHRPTFTWLRRIAAMGTTIAGISGGPFLMARAGLLDGYRATIHWDHMPSFMDSFRDLTIEPGLYVIDRRRVTCAGGTAGLDLAIEFIAREQGHALASQVSEWFIRTEARGADRPQRLNLRERYGVTDDRVVRALALMESSVEDPLTAGTLASSVGVSLRQLERLFATQLQTNIGRCYAAIRLEVAHDLLHKTGMSVTDVAVATGFRSGSYFARAYRSHFGEPPSATRRSR from the coding sequence GTGCGCACCGTGGGGCTGCTCCTGACCGACGGTTTCGCGCTGATGTCCTATGCCTCGATCGTCGAGCCCTACCGCGCCGCGAACGTCCTAGCGGGACGGGAACTGTACCGCTGGCGCCATATCTCGATCGACGGAAACCCGGTCCGCGCATCGAACGGTGCCAGCATCCTGGCGGATCAGGCGGTCGGCGAGGCGCTGTCCTGCGATATGCTGTTCGTCTTCGCCGGCGGCGAGCCGGCCCGGTTCACCCACCGGCCGACCTTCACATGGCTGCGGCGCATCGCGGCCATGGGCACGACGATCGCGGGAATTTCGGGGGGGCCGTTCCTGATGGCCCGGGCCGGACTACTCGATGGCTATCGGGCCACGATCCACTGGGATCATATGCCGTCGTTCATGGACAGCTTCCGTGACCTGACCATCGAGCCGGGCCTGTATGTGATCGACCGACGGCGCGTGACCTGTGCCGGGGGAACCGCGGGGCTCGACCTTGCGATAGAGTTCATCGCGCGGGAACAGGGCCATGCGCTGGCGTCCCAGGTGAGCGAATGGTTCATCCGCACCGAAGCGCGTGGGGCGGACAGGCCACAGCGGCTCAACCTGCGCGAACGCTATGGCGTGACGGACGACCGGGTGGTCCGCGCGCTCGCTCTGATGGAAAGTTCGGTGGAAGATCCGTTGACCGCCGGGACGCTGGCGAGCAGCGTGGGCGTGTCGCTGCGTCAGCTTGAACGGCTGTTCGCGACCCAGCTCCAGACCAATATCGGCCGATGCTACGCCGCCATCCGGCTGGAGGTCGCGCATGACCTGCTCCACAAGACCGGCATGTCCGTCACCGACGTCGCCGTCGCCACGGGCTTTCGCAGCGGAAGCTATTTCGCCCGTGCCTATCGAAGCCATTTCGGCGAGCCGCCGAGCGCAACGCGGAGATCGCGGTAA
- a CDS encoding trypsin-like peptidase domain-containing protein → MRREVAALMLLMGALLLAPAVMQRPDRSLADGAAVAASGEPIPLERLSVAPLVRRVAPAVVNIAVAYPSPYAQNPLLRDPYFRRFMGVPDAAMQPRLSAGSGVIIDATRGLVLTNNHVVGEGSAILVVLQDKRQFTAELVGTSPGTDLAVLRIPPERLVAAPLASSDTAEVGDYVVAIGNPFGLGQTVTAGIVSALGRGLTPQSGMGLIQTDAPINPGNSGGPLINMRGEVIGINTAILAPGGEGNIGIGFAVPASVVRQVLRQAKRAI, encoded by the coding sequence ATGCGACGAGAGGTAGCGGCACTTATGCTGTTAATGGGAGCGTTGCTTCTCGCCCCCGCCGTGATGCAGCGACCGGATCGTTCCCTGGCCGACGGTGCGGCGGTCGCCGCGTCGGGCGAGCCGATACCGCTGGAGCGATTGAGCGTCGCGCCTCTGGTAAGACGGGTTGCCCCAGCCGTGGTCAATATCGCTGTCGCCTATCCCTCCCCGTACGCCCAAAATCCATTGCTCCGCGATCCTTACTTCCGCCGCTTCATGGGGGTACCGGATGCCGCGATGCAGCCCCGGCTATCCGCCGGATCTGGCGTGATCATAGATGCCACCCGCGGGCTCGTCCTGACGAACAACCACGTCGTGGGTGAGGGCTCGGCTATTCTGGTCGTCCTTCAGGACAAGCGGCAGTTTACGGCAGAGCTCGTCGGTACGAGCCCAGGCACGGACTTGGCAGTCTTGCGGATTCCGCCCGAGAGGCTGGTAGCAGCTCCTCTGGCCAGTTCCGACACCGCGGAGGTCGGTGATTATGTGGTAGCGATCGGCAATCCGTTCGGTCTTGGGCAAACTGTTACCGCCGGCATCGTCAGCGCACTGGGTCGCGGGCTGACGCCGCAGAGCGGGATGGGGCTGATCCAGACCGATGCGCCCATCAATCCCGGTAACTCGGGCGGACCGCTGATCAACATGCGCGGTGAGGTGATCGGCATCAACACAGCGATCCTCGCGCCGGGCGGAGAAGGCAACATCGGCATTGGCTTCGCGGTGCCGGCGAGCGTCGTACGCCAAGTCTTGCGCCAGGCGAAAAGGGCGATCTGA
- a CDS encoding usg protein yields the protein MVDRAFIRQLQGYGLTIAEIHYYRPDAPSLLQLFVWQEYDLAPDFPVLFEFLDHWRSEIDAALHSVRIAHDQLIRPSEWRAVNGVISID from the coding sequence ATGGTCGACAGGGCGTTCATCCGGCAGCTGCAGGGCTACGGGCTGACGATTGCGGAAATCCATTATTATCGTCCCGACGCTCCGTCGCTTCTCCAGCTTTTCGTCTGGCAGGAATATGACTTGGCTCCGGATTTTCCGGTGCTGTTCGAATTCCTCGACCATTGGCGCAGCGAGATCGACGCTGCGCTCCACTCTGTCCGCATCGCACACGATCAATTGATACGACCGAGCGAGTGGCGCGCAGTCAACGGGGTGATCTCGATCGACTGA
- a CDS encoding co-chaperone GroES, which produces MHFRPLHDRVVVRRIEAEERTSGGIIIPDSAKEKPQEGEVVAVGPGARDERGQLVELTVKPGDRILFGKWSGTEVKIAAEDLLIMKESDILGVVETVTELKQAA; this is translated from the coding sequence ATGCATTTCCGTCCCTTGCACGACCGCGTGGTCGTCCGCCGCATCGAAGCCGAGGAAAGGACCTCGGGCGGCATCATCATTCCAGACTCCGCCAAGGAAAAACCGCAGGAAGGCGAGGTTGTGGCCGTTGGCCCCGGTGCCCGTGACGAGCGTGGCCAACTCGTTGAACTGACCGTCAAGCCGGGCGACCGCATTCTGTTCGGCAAATGGTCCGGGACCGAGGTTAAGATTGCCGCCGAGGATCTCCTCATCATGAAGGAGAGCGACATCCTCGGCGTGGTCGAAACCGTCACCGAACTCAAGCAGGCGGCCTGA
- the groL gene encoding chaperonin GroEL (60 kDa chaperone family; promotes refolding of misfolded polypeptides especially under stressful conditions; forms two stacked rings of heptamers to form a barrel-shaped 14mer; ends can be capped by GroES; misfolded proteins enter the barrel where they are refolded when GroES binds) → MAAKEVRFASDARDRMLRGVDTLANAVKVTLGPKGRNVVIEKSFGAPRITKDGVTVAKEIELADKFENMGAQMLREVANKQNDKAGDGTTTATVLAQAIVREGSKAVAAGMNPMDLKRGIALAVGAVVQDLQAHAKKVSANSEIAQVATISANGDAEVGRILAEAMEKVGNEGVITVEEAKSLETELETVDGMQFDRGYLSPYFITNAEKLKVELDDPYILIHEKKLSNLQALVPLLEKVVQSGRPLLIIAEDVEGEALATLVVNKLRGGLKVAAVKAPGFGDRRKAMLEDIAVLTGGEVISEELGTKLENVTIDMLGRAKKVTIDKDNTTIVDGVGAKPDIEGRVAQIRQQIETTTSDYDREKLQERLAKLAGGVAVIRVGGATEVEVKEKKDRVDDALHATRAAVEEGILPGGGIALLRALKALEGLKPANDDQQSGIDIIRRALRAPARQIAENAGEDGSYIVGKLLEHQDYAWGFNAATGEYQDLVKAGVIDPAKVVRTALQDAASVASLLITTEALVAEAPKDEKVAAATSDY, encoded by the coding sequence ATGGCTGCGAAGGAAGTCAGGTTCGCCTCGGATGCGCGCGACCGCATGCTGCGCGGCGTCGACACCCTCGCCAATGCGGTGAAGGTGACGCTGGGGCCGAAGGGTCGCAACGTCGTCATCGAGAAGAGCTTCGGCGCGCCGCGCATCACCAAGGACGGGGTGACGGTCGCCAAGGAAATCGAGCTCGCCGACAAGTTCGAGAATATGGGTGCGCAGATGCTGCGCGAGGTGGCGAACAAGCAGAATGACAAGGCGGGCGACGGCACGACGACCGCGACCGTGCTCGCCCAGGCGATCGTTCGGGAAGGCTCGAAGGCGGTTGCGGCCGGCATGAACCCGATGGACCTCAAGCGCGGGATCGCCCTCGCCGTGGGCGCCGTCGTCCAGGATCTGCAGGCGCATGCCAAGAAGGTCAGCGCCAATAGCGAAATCGCGCAGGTGGCGACGATCTCAGCCAATGGCGACGCCGAGGTCGGCCGCATCCTGGCGGAGGCCATGGAGAAGGTCGGCAATGAAGGCGTGATCACCGTCGAGGAGGCAAAAAGCCTCGAAACCGAACTCGAGACGGTCGACGGCATGCAGTTCGACCGCGGCTATCTCTCGCCCTATTTCATCACCAATGCCGAGAAGCTCAAGGTCGAGCTCGACGACCCATATATCCTCATCCATGAGAAGAAGCTTTCGAACCTGCAGGCGCTGGTGCCCCTGCTCGAGAAGGTCGTCCAGTCCGGCCGACCGCTGCTGATCATTGCGGAGGATGTCGAAGGCGAAGCGCTCGCGACGCTGGTGGTGAACAAGCTACGGGGCGGCCTGAAGGTCGCCGCCGTCAAGGCACCGGGCTTCGGCGATCGACGCAAGGCCATGCTCGAGGACATCGCGGTCCTGACCGGCGGCGAGGTAATCAGCGAAGAGCTCGGCACGAAGCTCGAGAACGTCACCATCGACATGCTCGGCCGCGCAAAGAAGGTGACGATCGACAAGGACAACACGACGATCGTCGACGGCGTCGGTGCGAAGCCCGACATCGAGGGCCGGGTGGCGCAGATTCGCCAGCAAATCGAGACCACGACGAGCGACTATGATCGCGAGAAGCTGCAAGAACGCTTGGCCAAGCTGGCAGGTGGCGTTGCGGTTATCCGCGTCGGCGGCGCGACCGAGGTCGAGGTTAAGGAGAAGAAGGACCGTGTCGACGACGCCCTGCATGCAACTCGCGCGGCGGTCGAGGAGGGTATCCTTCCAGGCGGCGGGATTGCGCTGCTACGTGCCTTGAAGGCTCTCGAAGGGCTGAAGCCTGCGAATGACGATCAGCAGTCCGGCATCGATATCATCCGCCGAGCCCTGCGCGCACCCGCTCGTCAGATCGCGGAAAATGCGGGTGAGGATGGATCGTACATCGTCGGCAAACTGCTCGAGCATCAGGATTATGCGTGGGGCTTCAACGCCGCCACCGGCGAATATCAAGATCTCGTCAAGGCCGGCGTGATCGATCCTGCCAAGGTCGTGCGGACGGCGCTGCAGGATGCCGCTTCGGTTGCATCGTTGCTCATCACCACCGAGGCCCTCGTTGCCGAGGCGCCCAAGGACGAGAAAGTAGCCGCCGCAACGTCCGATTATTGA
- a CDS encoding GlxA family transcriptional regulator — protein sequence MLITIFAPANVHLLEIAGVRDALFEANCKMRSGEPYRVRLVTEDGTLAESSCGVRFMPDVGMRDATQPSDTLIVVGPYGSPGRSSEKVTRWLREQAMQSRRYGSTCTGAFLLAQAGLLSGRRVTTHWQYAERLAAEYPEIRIEPDRIFVRDGPVFSSAGVTAAIDLTFSLIEEDHGSALALWVARRLVVFLKRPGGQSQFSATLTAQSAVTSPIDRIRLQVLENPRADLRLPAVAKAAGVSPRHLSRLFHAELGISLAAYVEKTRIEIARGLLEDSASPIKMIAYAAGFGSTATLRRAFSRRIGVTPLQYRLRFQTVSEDAGNDESDADLS from the coding sequence GTGCTCATCACGATCTTTGCCCCCGCCAATGTACATTTGCTTGAGATCGCCGGGGTGCGCGATGCGCTTTTCGAAGCAAACTGCAAGATGCGATCGGGGGAGCCATATCGCGTTCGGTTGGTAACCGAGGACGGGACTCTTGCGGAGAGCTCGTGCGGCGTCAGGTTCATGCCCGATGTAGGTATGCGAGATGCGACTCAGCCATCCGATACGTTGATCGTTGTCGGGCCTTATGGGTCACCAGGTCGCTCAAGCGAAAAGGTTACGCGCTGGCTGCGGGAACAGGCCATGCAGTCGCGGCGCTACGGCTCGACTTGCACGGGCGCCTTTCTGTTGGCTCAGGCAGGACTATTGTCGGGGCGCCGCGTCACCACCCATTGGCAATATGCTGAACGGCTTGCCGCTGAATATCCCGAAATCCGGATCGAACCCGACCGAATCTTCGTTCGGGACGGACCAGTGTTCAGTTCCGCCGGGGTGACCGCGGCAATCGACCTCACCTTTTCGTTGATCGAGGAGGATCATGGAAGCGCTCTGGCCTTGTGGGTGGCACGCCGGCTCGTTGTTTTTTTAAAGCGACCAGGCGGACAATCGCAGTTCAGCGCAACGTTGACCGCACAGTCCGCCGTCACCAGTCCTATCGACAGGATCAGGCTTCAAGTCCTGGAAAATCCGCGTGCGGACCTGCGTCTCCCGGCAGTTGCCAAAGCGGCCGGCGTCAGCCCGCGACACCTTTCCCGGCTGTTCCACGCGGAACTCGGCATAAGCCTGGCCGCATATGTGGAAAAGACTCGCATCGAGATCGCCCGCGGCCTCCTGGAAGACAGCGCATCACCGATCAAGATGATCGCCTACGCCGCAGGCTTCGGTTCGACGGCGACCCTCCGACGAGCGTTCTCACGGAGGATCGGCGTTACGCCTCTGCAATATCGCCTGCGCTTTCAAACCGTTTCGGAAGATGCGGGCAATGACGAAAGTGACGCTGATTTGTCCTGA